A section of the Tachysurus fulvidraco isolate hzauxx_2018 chromosome 7, HZAU_PFXX_2.0, whole genome shotgun sequence genome encodes:
- the tuft1b gene encoding tuftelin 1b isoform X1 → MEDSHRAEQETPAVVCGAQIRPDTSRHLGENIEVIKVYLERGAHEQNKEQQSVTMLTDEVSHIQEVRYCLKTLREQMAARHNNNKSPVNGIRVHILSTNSPVSNTSVDTSVDSSVGASVTENQEQECVRLGEMIKRLNAQLQEAEKRHQEDRQALQADNRELLQRLEEQNELLQQTQRQSEGQKHRTEELQTLLENLKQENSSLPDKIAEGEAEIQGLQTLKHGEDVKRCKQLEKEQAVLKEKIHHLDDMLKSQQRKMRHMIEQLQNSRVMMEERERLIGDLEEKVSFLEAENREMREKMEFCVGDQAHSSHQLEPQIVYSKTLTPTSPGNKSLPFIKVIEIKS, encoded by the exons CCTGCAGTGGTTTGTGGAGCACAGATAAGACCAGATACCAGCAGACACTTAGGAGAGAATATAGAAGTCATTAAG GTTTATCTTGAACGAGGCGCACACGAGCAAAACAAGGAACAACAAAGTGTCACAATGCTGACAGATGAGGTTTCACACATCCAGGAG GTGAGGTACTGCCTGAAGACTCTGAGGGAACAGATGGCAGCcagacataataataacaag AGTCCAGTCAATGGGATTCGAGTTCACATACTGAGCACCAATTCCCCTGTCTCCAACACCAGTGTGGACACCAGTGTGGACTCCAGTGTGGGTGCGTCTGTCACTGAAAACCAG gagcaggagtgtgtgaggtTGGGAGAGATGATTAAACGTCTGAATGCTCAGCTTCAGGAGGCAGAAAAGAGACACCAGGAGGACAGACAGGCATTACag GCAGACAACAGAGAGCTCCTGCAGCGCCTGGAGGAGCAAAACGAGCTACTGCAGCAGACTCAGAGGCAGTCAGAGGGGCAGAAACATCGCACTGAGGAGCTGCAGACACTTCTAGAAAATCTGAAGCAGGAGAATTCCAGCCTTCCTGACAAAATAGCTGAAGGTGAGGCTGAAATTCAGGGACTCCAAACACTGAAGCATGGGGAAGATGTAAAAAG atgtAAACAACTGGAAAAAGAACAAGCAGTTCTGAAGGAGAAAATCCATCACTTAGATGACATGTTAAAAAGCCAACAGAGGAAAATGAGACACATGATTGagcag CTTCAGAACTCTCGGGTTATgatggaggagagagagcgtCTGATTGGTGATCTAGAGGAAAAAGTGTCTTTTCTGGAAGCAGAG AACAGAGAGATGCGGGAAAAGATGGAGTTCTGTGTGGGTGATCAAGCTCACAGCTCTCATCAGTTAGAACCTCAGATTGTATACAG TAAGACTTTGACACCAACAAGTCCAGGAAACAAGTCACTGCCTTTCATCAAAGTGATTGAGATCAAGTCTTGA
- the tuft1b gene encoding tuftelin 1b isoform X2, which produces MLTDEVSHIQEVRYCLKTLREQMAARHNNNKSPVNGIRVHILSTNSPVSNTSVDTSVDSSVGASVTENQEQECVRLGEMIKRLNAQLQEAEKRHQEDRQALQADNRELLQRLEEQNELLQQTQRQSEGQKHRTEELQTLLENLKQENSSLPDKIAEGEAEIQGLQTLKHGEDVKRCKQLEKEQAVLKEKIHHLDDMLKSQQRKMRHMIEQLQNSRVMMEERERLIGDLEEKVSFLEAENREMREKMEFCVGDQAHSSHQLEPQIVYSKTLTPTSPGNKSLPFIKVIEIKS; this is translated from the exons ATGCTGACAGATGAGGTTTCACACATCCAGGAG GTGAGGTACTGCCTGAAGACTCTGAGGGAACAGATGGCAGCcagacataataataacaag AGTCCAGTCAATGGGATTCGAGTTCACATACTGAGCACCAATTCCCCTGTCTCCAACACCAGTGTGGACACCAGTGTGGACTCCAGTGTGGGTGCGTCTGTCACTGAAAACCAG gagcaggagtgtgtgaggtTGGGAGAGATGATTAAACGTCTGAATGCTCAGCTTCAGGAGGCAGAAAAGAGACACCAGGAGGACAGACAGGCATTACag GCAGACAACAGAGAGCTCCTGCAGCGCCTGGAGGAGCAAAACGAGCTACTGCAGCAGACTCAGAGGCAGTCAGAGGGGCAGAAACATCGCACTGAGGAGCTGCAGACACTTCTAGAAAATCTGAAGCAGGAGAATTCCAGCCTTCCTGACAAAATAGCTGAAGGTGAGGCTGAAATTCAGGGACTCCAAACACTGAAGCATGGGGAAGATGTAAAAAG atgtAAACAACTGGAAAAAGAACAAGCAGTTCTGAAGGAGAAAATCCATCACTTAGATGACATGTTAAAAAGCCAACAGAGGAAAATGAGACACATGATTGagcag CTTCAGAACTCTCGGGTTATgatggaggagagagagcgtCTGATTGGTGATCTAGAGGAAAAAGTGTCTTTTCTGGAAGCAGAG AACAGAGAGATGCGGGAAAAGATGGAGTTCTGTGTGGGTGATCAAGCTCACAGCTCTCATCAGTTAGAACCTCAGATTGTATACAG TAAGACTTTGACACCAACAAGTCCAGGAAACAAGTCACTGCCTTTCATCAAAGTGATTGAGATCAAGTCTTGA